Proteins co-encoded in one Corylus avellana chromosome ca9, CavTom2PMs-1.0 genomic window:
- the LOC132191521 gene encoding TOM1-like protein 6 yields MALSLSSSSASATVAVDKATSDLLMSPDWTMNIDICDSVNSHHWQAKDVVKAVKKRLQHKNPRVQLLSLTLLETMVKNCGDYVHFQIAEKKILEEMIKIVKKKANMQVREKILALLDSWQEAFGGPGGKYPQYYMAYEELRRSGVEFPKRSVDASPIFTPPVTHPTLNLAQPGYGMPSNSSRRLDETMATEIESLSLSSMDSMRNIMELLSDMLQAVNPSDRAAIRDEVIVDLVNRCRSNQKKLMQMLTTTGDEELLGQGLELNDSLQSLLAKHDAIASGSPLPTLLTNSSPQPTEARPSSPKPSEAVNSRPRDSSLRPNAIQPTLAITRAQLVEEEEEEDEFAQLARRHSKTQPMPFQSTGTTEGQSSMDASSTSTTSSVASSTTSLALALPDPPSAIRTTKEQEMIDLLSITLSTASASPHAPHTPLVSNQNMHQIPVSPSAQGYPYGSQTYPGNQGQVPYNSYVVPWAQPQQLQPQSFQQVQPQPRSQPQVQPQLQPQSSFHQFQPQPQPQPQLQPQLQPQSFHQFQPQLQPQSFQQVHPHHQPQPQLQPQLQPQPQPRPQLQPQLQPQSFHQVQPQPQPQPQPQLQPQPEPQLKPQSQPQLQPQLQPQSFQQVQSQPQPQPQPNPQSQPQLQPQNPQYLSAYPPPPWAPTPGYSNNQNHVSASYTPTQGARPLQHYNSFPFKGINGSAVHGDPRVSAGPKYPTPAAGPKPFVPTYRLFEDLNVFGNVDGKLKTTSSSASSSLSGSPGQSMVGGRK; encoded by the exons atGGCGTTGTCGTTGTCGTCGTCTTCGGCTTCGGCGACAGTGGCGGTGGACAAGGCGACGAGCGATCTTCTGATGAGTCCTGATTGGACTATGAACATTGATATCTGTGATTCTGTCAATTCACATCATTG GCAGGCGAAAGATGTTGTGAAAGCTGTGAAGAAAAGGTTGCAGCATAAGAACCCTAGAGTTCAACTACTCTCTTTGACG CTTTTGGAGACTATGGTGAAGAACTGTGGTGATTATgttcattttcaaattgctgagaaaaaaatattggagGAGATGATCAAAATTGTCAAGAAGAAGGCAA ATATGCAAGTGAGGGAAAAAATCTTGGCATTGCTAGACTCTTGGCAAGAGGCTTTTGGGGGGCCTGGAGGTAAATATCCTCAGTACTACATGGCGTATGAGGAACTAAGG CGTTCTGGAGTAGAATTTCCCAAACGTTCTGTAGATGCATCTCCAATATTTACACCACCTGTAACCCATCCAACCCTAAACCTGGCTCAACCTGGATATGGAATGCCTAGCAATTCTTCAAGGAGGCTTGATGAAACAATGGCAACAGAAATAGAAAGTTTAAG TTTGTCAAGTATGGATTCTATGCGGAATATTATGGAGCTCTTAAGCGACATGCTTCAAGCTGTGAACCCCAGTGACCGTGCA GCCATAAGAGATGAAGTTATAGTTGATCTTGTCAACCGTTGTCGTTCCAACCAGAAAAAACTGATGCAGATGCTTACTACAACAGG GGACGAGGAACTTCTTGGTCAGGGTCTTGAATTAAATGACAGTCTGCAAAGTTTGCTTGCAAAACATGATGCTATAGCTTCTGGTTCCCCCCTGCCAACTCTACTTACAAATTCCAGCCCGCAACCTACTGAAGCACGTCCCTCCAGCCCTAAACCAAGTGAAGCAGTAAACTCTCGCCCAAGAGACTCTAGCCTGAGACCTAATGCTATACAACCGACTCTTGCTATCACAAGGGCCCAGCTTgttgaagaggaggaagaggaagatgaatTTGCACAGCTAGCTCGAAG GCATTCTAAAACGCAGCCCATGCCTTTTCAAAGCACTGGAACCACTGAAGGTCAATCATCAATGGACGCCAGCAGTACATCAACGACTTCATCAGTGGCCTCAAGCACTACCTCACTAGCATTAGCACTGCCCGATCCACCTTCAGCAATTAGGACTACAAAAGAACAGGAAATGATTGACCTTTTGAGTATAACCTTGTCTACGGCATCAGCCTCCCCCCATGCTCCTCACACTCCATTGGTCTCCAACCAAAACATGCATCAGATACCTGTCTCCCCCAGTGCACAAGGATATCCCTATGGTTCCCAAACTTACCCTGGAAACCAGGGGCAGGTACCCTACAATAGTTATGTTGTTCCATGGGCCCAACCACAACAATTGCAACCTCAAAGCTTTCAACAAGTTCAACCTCAACCTCGATCCCAGCCACAAGTGCAACCTCAATTACAGCCTCAAAGCAGCTTTCATCAATTTCAACCTCAACCCCAACCCCAGCCACAATTGCAACCTCAATTACAACCTCAAAGCTTTCACCAATTTCAACCTCAATTACAACCTCAAAGCTTTCAACAAGTTCACCCTCATCATCAACCCCAGCCACAATTGCAACCTCAATTACAACCTCAACCTCAACCCCGGCCGCAATTGCAACCTCAATTACAACCTCAAAGCTTTCACCAAGTTCAACCTCAACCTCAACCTCAACCCCAGCCACAATTGCAGCCTCAACCCGAGCCACAACTAAAACCTCAGTCCCAGCCACAATTGCAACCTCAATTACAACCCCAAAGCTTTCAACAAGTTCAATCTCAACCTCAACCCCAGCCACAACCAAATCCTCAATCCCAACCACAATTGCAACCCCAAAATCCTCAATATTTGTCGGCCTACCCCCCTCCACCCTGGGCTCCAACTCCTGGTTATTCCAACAACCAGAATCATGTGTCTGCGTCATACACTCCCACTCAAGGGGCTAGACCCCTGCAGCATTATAACTCTTTTCCCTTTAAAGGAATAAATGGGTCTGCTGTGCATGGAGATCCACGGGTGAGTGCTGGGCCCAAGTATCCTACCCCGGCAGCAGGACCAAAGCCCTTTGTTCCTACATACAGATTGTTTGAAGATCTCAATGTTTTTGGCAATGTAGATGGAAAACTTAAAACGACAAGCAGCAGCGCATCATCTAGCTTGTCAGGATCTCCTGGCCAAAGCATGGTGGGTGGAAGGAAGTGA